Part of the Gramella sp. Hel_I_59 genome, CATTCGCTGTTGATGCTCCAGTAACCATATTACGGGTATATTGAATATGACCCGGAGTATCTGCGATAATGAATTTTCTCTTAGGAGTGGTGAAATATCTGTACGCTACATCGATGGTGATGCCCTGTTCTCTCTCATCCTTTAAGCCATCTGTGAACAATGCCAGGTCCACTCCTTCATGACCTTTTTTTGCACTGGTGTTGGTTACTGACTCTAACTGATCTTCAAATATAGATTTGGAATCATATAGCAGTCGGCCAATGAGGGTACTTTTCCCATCATCCACGCTTCCTGCCGTTGTAAATCTTAGTAATTGATTGTTATTGATCTCCATTATAATATGCTCTTATATATTGTATTGCTAATTAAGCTTGCTGACTCTAAGTTGTGATCTATTATCTAGAAGTACCCTTGTTTTTTACGGTCTTCCATAGCGGTCTCAGAACGCTTATCATCAGATCTATCTCCACGTTCTGTTTTCCTCATAGTAGAGACTTCATCGGCAATCTTTTCCAGCGTATCTGCGTCAGACTCTATTCCTCCGGTAATGGTAATATCACCAAGGGTTCTAAACCTTATTTTTTTCTTTTCAATAGTTTCTCCTTCTTCCAATTTCAGGTATTCTGATACCGGAATCCAGGAGTTACTTCTGAACACAACCTCTCTGTCATGTGCAAAGTATAATGATGGTATACTTATATTCTCTCTTTTAATATAGTTCCAGACATCCATCTCGGTCCAGTTACTAATTGGAAAAGCTCTGAAGTGTTCTCCTTCGAAATGTTTTCCGTTTAGCAAGTTCCAGAGTTCTGGCCGCTGGTTCTTAGGATCCCATTCTCCAAAATCATTTCTGTGTGAAAAGAAACGCTCCTTGGCTCGTGCCTTTTCTTCATCTCTTCTACCGCCACCTATAGCGCAGTCTACCTTGTTAGTCTCTATTGCATCCAAAAGTGTGGTGATCTGAAGCGCATTTCTTGTAGCGTTCTTTCCTTTTTCTTCCGCCACACGACCCTGGTCAATACTATCCTGTACCGATCCTACGATCAATTTCACTCCTAGCTCACTGATTAGATCGTCTCTAAACTGAATGGTCTCTGGAAAGTTGTGACCGGTATCTACATGCATCAGTGCAAAAGGAATTTTACTTGGATAAAAAGCCTTCTTAGCCAAATGTGTTACTAAGATAGAATCCTTTCCTCCCGAAAACAGGATCACAGGATTTTCAAATTGTGCCCATACCTCCCGTAGGATATAAATAGCTTCAGATTCTAATTCGTCTAAGTAATTAAGATAGTACTTGCTCATTATTTTGTTATTTCCAGTTCTTTTTCTAATAAATTAAGGATACGTTCTACTGAAACCCTAGCTTCTTCCTGATCTGTCCTGATCTCGATCGTAGGTGTTGCTGGGGGTTCGTAAGGTGCATCAATTCCTGTAAAGTTTTTGATCTCTCCAGCCCGGGCCTTTCTGTAAAGCCCTTTAACGTCACGCTTCTCGCAAATCTTTAAAGGCGTGTTCACAAAAACCTCTATAAAATCTTCTTCTCCTATAATTTCTCTTATAAAATCTCGATCGCTTTGCAAAGGAGAGATAAAGGAAGCAATCACTACGCTCCCACTATCTACAAATAGTTTAGCCACCTCAGCGATACGTCTCAAATTCTCCTCTCGATCCTCACGACTAAAGCCTAGATTATTGTTAAGTCCCCCACGAATATTATCACCATCTAAGGAAAAGGTGTGTATTCCTTTTTCAAAGAGTTGTTGTTCCACCATATTTGCCAGGGTAGATTTCCCCGAACCTGATAACCCGGTAAACCAAATCACAAAAGACTTATGACCTTTCATGGAATTACGAGACGCTCTGCTAACTTCAAATGTATGTGGAACAATATTATTCATGGGAATTCTCTAATGGTTCTTTTCGTTTTAATTCTTGATCTCTTCGCTGTTGCAGTCCGAAGTCGTACTTATACCAGGCTCTCTCGTGCAGGTAATATAAGATCATTTTTGTAATGACCTCTATAAGCCCAATCTTTAAACCCGTAAAAGGATCACCTGAAATCCACCAAGCCAATAGCATCGTATCTAAAGTGCCTATAGCGCGCCACGTAATCGTTTTTGCAATATGTCTTTTCCTACTATCTCCATTCTTCGTGACCCCAGCTTTGACTCGAAACCATATACGCTCATGTAGGTAATATAGCAACATCTTGGTAACCACTTCGGAAAAACCGATCTTAAGACCTGTATAGGGATTACCTGTCACTAGCCAGGAAAGCAGAATCGTATCAATCGTTCCAACAATTCTCCAGGTAATAGTTTTAGCGATATGCCTTTTATATGTTTGCGCCAAGATCTATATTAAATGTGATGCAGAGATCTCAAGTTCCTGATAAACCTTTTTTACATCCTGGGAACATTTTTTACTCAGCACCAGATTAGCATCTTCTGTACAAACCAAAATAGAATTTTCAAGTCCTACAAAAGCAGTATAATTATTCGAACCTATTACCATATTGCCATGGCCATCTTTTTCATGTCCCTGCTCAATTAGATAATCATAGATAGCTTCAAAGCTTCCCATATCACTCCAGTCAAAACCTGACTTCACAACCTTTATTTTATCGCTCCTCTCCATAACTGCATAATCCACACTGATTGAAGGAATTTTTAAGGAGTCTTCCAGATTTAATGCACCTTCCTTATTATTAAACCAGACTTCCCTGGATGATTCGAAAACTTCTGGCTCATACTTCTTTAATTCCTCCAGAAACAAACCTGCTTTAAAACAGAACATTCCGCTATTCCAGAGAAATTTTCCGCTTTGCAGAAAGGTTTTTGCAGTAGCCAGATCTGGCTTTTCTCTAAATGAGCTTACGGTGTTGCCTTCAGTTTCAAGATAACCATATCCAGTTTCCGGCTTTGTCGGCTGAATACCGAAGGTGACAATATTATCTTCTTTCGCCAATGCTACTGCTTCTTCCACTGCTTTATTGTAAGCTGCTCCTTCTACAATAATATGATCTGCCGGAGTAACAAGTAGAATATTTTCAGGATGTGCAGAAAAAGCTGCAAATGCTATTGCCGCCGCCGTGTTCCGTGGGGTTGCTTCAATAATGCTGGAGTGATCTATCGTCCTGGTTCTACTTAAGGTTTCCTCAGATAGATGATCGTTATCAACATTTCCAACGATAGTTAGGTCATCG contains:
- the cysD gene encoding sulfate adenylyltransferase subunit CysD, coding for MSKYYLNYLDELESEAIYILREVWAQFENPVILFSGGKDSILVTHLAKKAFYPSKIPFALMHVDTGHNFPETIQFRDDLISELGVKLIVGSVQDSIDQGRVAEEKGKNATRNALQITTLLDAIETNKVDCAIGGGRRDEEKARAKERFFSHRNDFGEWDPKNQRPELWNLLNGKHFEGEHFRAFPISNWTEMDVWNYIKRENISIPSLYFAHDREVVFRSNSWIPVSEYLKLEEGETIEKKKIRFRTLGDITITGGIESDADTLEKIADEVSTMRKTERGDRSDDKRSETAMEDRKKQGYF
- the cysC gene encoding adenylyl-sulfate kinase, yielding MNNIVPHTFEVSRASRNSMKGHKSFVIWFTGLSGSGKSTLANMVEQQLFEKGIHTFSLDGDNIRGGLNNNLGFSREDREENLRRIAEVAKLFVDSGSVVIASFISPLQSDRDFIREIIGEEDFIEVFVNTPLKICEKRDVKGLYRKARAGEIKNFTGIDAPYEPPATPTIEIRTDQEEARVSVERILNLLEKELEITK
- a CDS encoding DUF2061 domain-containing protein, translating into MLAQTYKRHIAKTITWRIVGTIDTILLSWLVTGNPYTGLKIGFSEVVTKMLLYYLHERIWFRVKAGVTKNGDSRKRHIAKTITWRAIGTLDTMLLAWWISGDPFTGLKIGLIEVITKMILYYLHERAWYKYDFGLQQRRDQELKRKEPLENSHE
- a CDS encoding sugar phosphate nucleotidyltransferase, with protein sequence MSKIIHVLLTGGVGSRLWPLSRKSRPKQYIDLFGGKSLFELSILRNQKFCDDLTIVGNVDNDHLSEETLSRTRTIDHSSIIEATPRNTAAAIAFAAFSAHPENILLVTPADHIIVEGAAYNKAVEEAVALAKEDNIVTFGIQPTKPETGYGYLETEGNTVSSFREKPDLATAKTFLQSGKFLWNSGMFCFKAGLFLEELKKYEPEVFESSREVWFNNKEGALNLEDSLKIPSISVDYAVMERSDKIKVVKSGFDWSDMGSFEAIYDYLIEQGHEKDGHGNMVIGSNNYTAFVGLENSILVCTEDANLVLSKKCSQDVKKVYQELEISASHLI